From the genome of Epinephelus moara isolate mb chromosome 10, YSFRI_EMoa_1.0, whole genome shotgun sequence, one region includes:
- the LOC126396905 gene encoding 5-hydroxytryptamine receptor 3A: MALTGDLDLLQIVVIKRRPVLYVVNLLIPSSFLMVIDILSFYLPPHSVDRASFKMTLILGYTVFLLIMNDLLPSTANGTPIIGIYFSVCLALMVISLLETVIITNVLHHSSMKYQEVPNWVRVVVLKHIATLICYRWPEDIQRPSVQQKDKPESSNRGSESWIIQPASQTPPQHSNSSGGTAALPELQQICQYLGDLRAHLTSLQKESELQDQWCHVGYVLDFLLFRIYLLLISCYALVIISMWCVWISQS, encoded by the exons ATGGCCCTCACTGGAGATTTGGATCTGCTCCAAATT GTGGTCATAAAGCGGCGTCCGGTGCTCTACGTGGTCAACCTGCTGATCCCCAGCTCCTTCCTAATGGTCATCGATATCCTGTCCTTCTACCTGCCCCCCCACAGTGTCGACCGTGCCTCCTTCAAGATGACCCTCATCCTGGGCTACACCGTCTTCCTGCTCATCATGAACGACCTGCTGCCCAGCACAGCAAACGGCACACCCATTATAG GTATCTATTTCTCGGTGTGTCTGGCCCTCATGGTCATCAGTCTACTGGAAACGGTCATCATCACAAATGTCCTCCACCACAGCTCCATGAAATATCAAGAGGTTCCAAACTGGGTGAGGGTGGTTGTCCTCAAACACATAGCCACCCTTATTTGCTACCGATGGCCTGAGGACATCCAGCGCCCCTCAGTGCAACAGAAGGATAAACCTGAAAGCTCAAACAGAGGTTCAGAGTCGTGGATCATCCAACCAGCCAGCCAGACACCTCCCCAACACTCAAACAGCAGCGGAG GTACAGCTGCTCTTCCTGAACTGCAACAGATCTGTCAATACCTCGGCGACCTTCGTGCCCACCTCACCTCGCTGCAGAAGGAGAGCGAGCTGCAAGACCAGTGGTGCCACGTAGGATATGTCCTTGACTTCCTGCTCTTCCGCATCTATCTGCTGCTTATTTCATGTTACGCCCTGGTCATCATCTCCATGTGGTGCGTCTGGATCAGCCAGTCCTAA